A single Lolium perenne isolate Kyuss_39 chromosome 6, Kyuss_2.0, whole genome shotgun sequence DNA region contains:
- the LOC127308811 gene encoding heavy metal-associated isoprenylated plant protein 27, protein MGVLDALSEMCPSLRTRRRIKKRPQLTTVEMKVRIDCEGCERRIRKALHGLHGVTGVEVVPKQSKVAVTGYIDDPAKLMRRVARKTGKRVEPWPYVPYDVVPHPYAPGAYDKKAPPGYVRNVAADPAAAPLARASSTEVKYTSAFSDDNPNAACIVM, encoded by the coding sequence ATGGGCGTCCTGGACGCGCTGTCGGAGATGTGCCCGTCGCTGCGCACGCGGCGGCGCATCAAGAAGCGGCCGCAGCTGACGACGGTGGAGATGAAGGTCCGGATCGACTGCGAGGGCTGCGAGCGCCGCATCCGCAAGGCCCTCCACGGCCTCCACGGCGTCACCGGCGTCGAGGTGGTGCCCAAGCAGAGCAAGGTGGCCGTCACCGGGTACATCGACGACCCGGCCAAGCTCATGCGGCGGGTGGCGCGCAAGACCGGCAAGCGGGTGGAGCCGTGGCCGTACGTGCCCTACGACGTCGTGCCGCACCCCTACGCGCCCGGCGCCTACGACAAGAAGGCGCCGCCCGGGTACGTCCGGAACGTCGCCGCCgaccccgccgccgcgccgctcgCCAGGGCGTCGTCGACGGAGGTCAAGTACACGTCCGCCTTCTCCGACGACAACCCCAACGCGGCGTGCATCGTCATGTAA
- the LOC127308812 gene encoding vacuolar sorting protein 3 produces MGSHPAPPATSRTALSPFATLDPAALAALPATTPITVRSAALSAPHLLYLGTGGGKLLLFSLQTPSAPEFLRLVPTGATRPVSAILPLPSVSRVLLLADGALLLADPLLARPVRRLGSLRNVAAVAASSPSPSSCSLAVAVGKKLLVIDLTLREADELEVQTREIAAGPAVDAISVLAWVGEDSVFAGAASGYSLFSTGGGGTGQSVDIFALPESAGSPRIRPLSGGEEVMLLVDNVGVVVDRFGHPSGSSFVFNSRPDCIAEVFPYVVVAGESKLDVYRRRNGAHLQTIAIESSRAGALTVASDDKVVVVATAYKVFCYIKVSAVEQIKAPLRRKSYREAISLLEEFESDGEISKDMISFVHAQLGFLLFFDLRFEDAVNHFLLSETMQPAEIFPFIMRDPNRWSDLVPRKRYWGLHPPPKPLEEVIDDGLVTLQRALFLKKAGVDTVVDEDFLSNPPSRADLLELAIRNIIRYLCVAREKTLSPAEMEGVDTLLMYLYRALDLVDDMERLASSQNSCVVEELESLLENSGHQRTLAFLYGSKGMCSQAVAIWRILARNYSTGLWKDRPNLPETDSHEALAEKMSGEQIAAIEASKILQATSDQDLVLEHLGWVADIDQDLATAILTSEMREKQLSAEKVIAALDSGKVGIHQRYLQWLIEDQGCDDPHYHTSYALLLSKSAMQAFHVESNSREKDDREIDSDVQFIFSLRERLQLFLQSSDLYDPEEVLDVIEESELWLEKAILYRKMGQENIVLQILALKLEDSEAAEQYCAEIGRDDAYIQLLDLYLDPKNGREPMFTAAVRLLHNHGKSLDPIQVLERLSSDMPLQLASDTILRMLRARVHHHRQGQIVHSLSLATNLDARLTRLEERSRHVQLTDESICDSCRARLGTKLFVMYPDDSVVCYRCYRNQGDSVSRRGRNFRKDAIFKQSWLVSR; encoded by the exons ATGGGATCCCACCCGGCGCCGCCCGCGACCTCCCGCACGGCCCTCTCCCCATTCGCGACGCTCGACCCGGCCGCGCTCGCCGCGCTCCCGGCCACCACCCCCATCACCGTCCGCTCCGCCGCGCTCTCCGCGCCGCACCTCCTCTACCTCGGCACGGGCGGCGGcaagctgctcctcttctccctCCAGACCCCCTCCGCCCCCGAGTTCCTCCGCCTCGTCCCCACCGGCGCCACCCGCCCCGTCTCCGCCATCCTCCCGCTCCCCTCCGTCTCCCGCGTCCTCCTGCTCGCCGACGGCGCCCTCCTCCTCGCCGACCCGCTCCTCGCGCGCCCCGTCCGCCGCCTCGGCTCCCTCCGCaacgtcgccgccgtcgccgcctcctccccctccccctcctcctgcTCTCTCGCGGTCGCTGTCGGGAAGAAGCTGCTCGTCATCGACCTCACCCTGCGCGAGGCCGACGAGCTGGAGGTCCAGACGCGCGAGATCGCCGCCGGCCCCGCCGTAGACGCCATCAGCGTGCTCGCCTGGGTCGGCGAGGACTCGGTCTTCGCTGGCGCCGCCTCGGGGTACTCGCTCTtctccaccggcggcggcgggacggGGCAGAGCGTGGACATATTCGCTCTCCCGGAGTCGGCCGGGTCGCCCAGGATCAGGCCGCTGTCCGGGGGCGAGGAGGTGATGCTCCTGGTGGACAATGTCGGCGTGGTTGTCGACCGGTTCGGGCACCCTTCCGGAAGCAGCTTCGTGTTCAACAGCAGGCCGGATTGCATCGCCGAGGTATTTCCGTACGTGGTGGTGGCCGGGGAGTCTAAGTTGGACGTGTACAGGAGGAGGAACGGGGCGCACTTGCAGACCATCGCGATCGAGAGTAGCCGCGCTGGTGCGTTGACCGTGGCGAGTGATGATAAGGTCGTTGTGGTCGCTACGGCTTATAAG GTTTTCTGCTACATCAAAGTATCTGCAGTGGAACAGATCAAGGCACCATTGCGAAGAAAGAGTTATAGGGAAGCTATTTCTTTGTTGGAAGAGTTTGAATCTGATGGTGAAATCTCGAAGGATATGATCTCCTTTGTCCATGCACAGCTTGGATTCTTACTATTCTTTGACTTGCGTTTTGAGGATGCTGTTAATCATTTTTTGCTGTCGGAGACTATGCAACCAGCAGAAATATTTCCATTCATCATGCGGGATCCTAATCGCTGGTCGGATCTG GTGCCAAGAAAGCGTTATTGGGGCTTGCATCCTCCTCCTAAGCCTCTTGAAGAAGTTATTGACGATGGACTGGTAACACTTCAACGGGCATTGTTTCTCAAAAAAGCAGGTGTGGACACAGTTGTGGATGAAGATTTCCTTTCAAATCCTCCAAGTAGAGCTGATTTATTGGAACTAGCTATCAGAAATATTATCAG GTACCTGTGTGTAGCACGTGAGAAGACCTTGTCTCCTGCAGAGATGGAAGGAGTTGATACTCTTCTGATGTACCTTTATAGAGCACTCGATCTTGTTGATGACATGGAGAGGCTTGCATCATCTCAAAATAGCTGTGTTGTG GAGGAACTAGAATCACTGTTGGAAAACTCTGGACATCAGCGGACACTTGCTTTCttatatggtagtaagggaatgtGCTCCCAAGCTGTTGCTATCTGGCGTATCTTAGCAAGGAATTACAGCACAGGTTTGTGGAAGGATCGTCCTAATCTGCCTGAAACGGACTCCCATGAAGCTTTGGCTGAAAAAATGTCTGGTGAGCAAATTGCTGCTATCGAAGCCTCCAAGATACTTCAAGCAACATCTGATCAGGACCTTGTTCTGGAACATCTTGGATGG GTAGCAGACATTGATCAGGACCTTGCAACTGCAATTTTAACATCTGAGATGCGGGAAAAACAGCTTTCTGCTG AAAAGGTTATTGCTGCCCTTGATTCAGGAAAGGTTGGGATTCACCAAAG ATATTTGCAGTGGTTGATCGAGGATCAGGGCTGTGATGACCCTCACTACCACACATCATATGCACTATTGCTGTCAAAATCTGCCATGCAAGCATTTCATGTGGAGTCAAATTCCAGAGAGAAAGATGATAGAGAAATTGACTCCGATGTACAGTTCATTTTTTCGTTGAGAGAAAGGTTGCAATTATTTTTGCAATCTTCAGACTTGTATGATCCAGAAGAAGTGCTTGATGTTATAGAAGAATCTGAACTTTGGCTGGAAAAG GCAATATTATATAGGAAAATGGGCCAAGAGAACATTGTACTTCAGATACTGGCACT GAAGCTGGAGGATAGCGAAGCTGCTGAGCAGTACTGTGCAGAGATTGGTCGAGATGATGCATATATTCA GCTTTTGGATTTGTATTTGGACCCCAAAAATGGGAGAGAACCAATGTTCACAGCAGCTGTCCGACTTCTGCATAATCACGGAAAATCTCTGGATCCCATACAAGTATTGGAG AGATTATCCTCCGACATGCCTCTTCAACTAGCCTCAGATACAATTTTGCGAATGCTCAGAGCTCGGGTGCACCATCATCGCCAAGGGCAG ATAGTTCATAGTTTATCACTCGCGACAAACCTTGATGCACGGTTGACAAGATTAGAGGAGAGATCAAGGCATGTGCAGCTAACTGATGAGAGCATCTGTGATTCATGTCGAGCTCGGCTTGGCACAAAGCTGTTTGTCATGTACCCAGACGACTCAGTTGTTTGCTACAGG TGCTACCGAAACCAAGGTGATTCCGTTTCACGACGAGGCCGTAACTTCAGGAAAGATGCTATATTTAAACAGAGCTGGCTTGTCAGTAGGTAG